A region of Reichenbachiella carrageenanivorans DNA encodes the following proteins:
- a CDS encoding glycoside hydrolase family protein: protein MKLQIGILSVLLVGVSWGQTQAQSKYEIIREGESKPAITQAMFAEAGVASQGENINGPSVIRIPKWVKKKNRIHAKAQYYMYFAHHAGDYIRMAWAEKIDGPWHLYQIGDEVPMGDRGVLDLGDTVINLANGVVIPNNHLASPDVHVDHDNKRIIMYFHSGASTYVNGVRVRKQLTYVSTSTDGLEFYNGIQPVFLGPSYFRVFSYKDQLYALDNGANPYQALDAADPWTAPEGFDYTNNLWNKHPENPFQKDIEDIEGKSFKELRIRHTAVRVVGDELHVFYTRRGEMQERVMMSTIDLSVGDWLNWDATYPPVEVLKPSPGWEGGDLELVRSKTSSAPEDVNQLRDPYVFEDKDGSLYLFYSGRGEDAIGMVRMTYKD, encoded by the coding sequence ATGAAATTACAAATTGGGATATTATCAGTGCTTTTAGTGGGAGTCAGTTGGGGACAAACCCAAGCCCAAAGCAAGTATGAAATCATAAGAGAGGGGGAAAGTAAGCCAGCTATTACCCAAGCTATGTTTGCTGAGGCAGGTGTAGCCAGTCAGGGGGAAAATATAAATGGCCCAAGTGTGATACGAATACCGAAGTGGGTTAAAAAGAAAAACAGAATCCATGCTAAAGCACAGTATTACATGTACTTTGCACATCATGCAGGGGATTATATTCGAATGGCTTGGGCAGAAAAGATTGATGGCCCGTGGCATTTGTACCAAATCGGAGACGAAGTACCTATGGGAGATCGCGGTGTGTTGGATCTGGGTGATACAGTGATAAACCTAGCCAATGGTGTGGTGATCCCCAACAATCATTTGGCCTCGCCAGATGTCCATGTAGATCATGACAATAAGCGGATCATCATGTATTTTCATAGCGGAGCATCCACTTATGTCAATGGGGTAAGAGTGAGAAAGCAGCTCACTTATGTATCCACGTCTACTGATGGGTTGGAATTTTATAACGGCATACAGCCTGTGTTTTTAGGACCCTCTTATTTTAGAGTATTCTCATACAAAGACCAGTTATATGCACTTGATAATGGAGCTAACCCTTATCAAGCCTTAGACGCAGCCGATCCATGGACGGCACCCGAAGGATTCGACTATACGAATAACCTGTGGAACAAGCATCCTGAAAATCCATTTCAGAAAGACATTGAAGACATAGAAGGCAAGTCATTCAAAGAATTAAGAATCCGCCATACTGCCGTGAGAGTAGTAGGGGACGAGTTGCATGTTTTTTACACGAGGCGTGGAGAAATGCAGGAAAGAGTAATGATGTCCACCATAGACTTGAGCGTAGGCGATTGGCTTAATTGGGATGCTACCTACCCACCTGTAGAAGTATTAAAGCCGAGTCCTGGCTGGGAAGGCGGAGATTTGGAACTGGTTCGTTCGAAAACGAGCTCCGCGCCAGAAGACGTCAACCAGCTTCGTGATCCCTATGTGTTTGAAGATAAGGACGGATCGCTCTACCTGTTTTACAGCGGCCGTGGAGAAGATGCCATCGGTATGGTACGAATGACATACAAGGACTAA